A genomic segment from Dendropsophus ebraccatus isolate aDenEbr1 chromosome 7, aDenEbr1.pat, whole genome shotgun sequence encodes:
- the MSANTD1 gene encoding myb/SANT-like DNA-binding domain-containing protein 1 → MAAAEVPSYLLSSQSEKHRRARNWTDAEMRGLMLVWEEFFEELKQTKRNAKVYERMANKLFEMTGEHRHGEEIKIKITNMTFQYRKLKCMTDGESVPPDWPYFKTIDRILSKLPEPIDGKLQPGPSTSQTEASQSPSAKSTPLYLPYNQFTYEEREGCFEDDNSESSTSLQSYKLRSGERAIKKRKLQSCSFQKKKLKIMENMLEEHKRLSRAMEETCREVRRILDQQNIIQVQSLQLQERMMNLLERMITKSSP, encoded by the exons ATGGCTGCAGCCGAGGTGCCCAGTTACCTGCTCTCCTCTCAGAGCGAGAAGCACAGGAGGGCCCGAAACTGGACCGACGCCGAGATGAGGGGTCTCATGTTGGTCTGGGAGGAATTCTTCGAGGAGCTCAAGCAAACTAAGAGGAACGCCAAAGTTTACGAACGCATGGCCAATAAGCTTTTCGAGATGACCGGAGAACACCGGCACGGCGAGGAGATCAAGATTAAGATTACCAATATGACTTTCCAGTACAG GAAGCTGAAATGTATGACGGATGGAGAGTCCGTTCCTCCTGACTGGCCTTACTTTAAGACCATTGACAGGATCCTGTCTAAACTACCAGAACCGATTGATGGAAAGTTACAGCCGGGACCTTCCACATCTCAAACAGAGGCCTCCCAGTCCCCATCTGCTAAGTCCACCCCTCTCTACCTTCCCTATAACCAATTCACATACGAGGAAAGGGAAGGTTGTTTCGAAGACGACAATTCTGAAAGCTCAACAAGCCTGCAATCCTATAAACTAAG ATCTGGCGAGAGGGCCATCAAAAAAAGGAAACTGCAAAGTTGTAGTTTTCAGAAGAAGAAATTGAAGATTATGGAGAACATGTTAGAGGAACACAAGAGGCTGAGCCGAGCCATGGAGGAGACCTGCCGGGAAGTGAGACGGATCTTGGACCAGCAAAACATCATTCAAGTACAGAGCCTACAGCTCCAGGAGAGGATGATGAATCTACTAGAGAGGATGATCACTAAATCTTCTCCTTAA